A stretch of the Xanthocytophaga agilis genome encodes the following:
- a CDS encoding alpha/beta hydrolase, with amino-acid sequence MKILVTILLLILATFSRCTQPSQSVESEEKTQFVYYSEFVRDSFHIQVQVPLEYLSHPDKRYPTVYLLDGNFYFPMMASTLHQYELGELLDPMILVSIGYSSFKMMDSLRVRDYLYPKPLTSDEIKSEGGGQRFHQFLTKELLTKIDASFRTQKNNRCLLGHSFGGYFTLYSLLDQLENRSNSFQTFIAASPTLWYNNFYLNKLPAELKNRSPNDSLQIFVSAGALEDSVWNVKPVQKLTNGLQKEKIEKMVYKSHIYNHLDHMDVGVLSFIKGLQAFTTRAKNP; translated from the coding sequence ATGAAAATCTTGGTTACTATATTACTACTTATACTCGCTACATTCTCTAGATGTACTCAACCTTCCCAATCGGTCGAGTCAGAAGAAAAAACTCAGTTTGTTTATTATTCGGAATTTGTTCGGGACTCCTTTCATATTCAAGTACAGGTTCCACTAGAGTATCTATCTCATCCAGATAAAAGATATCCGACCGTTTATTTACTGGATGGAAACTTTTACTTCCCGATGATGGCATCTACCCTGCATCAGTATGAACTAGGTGAACTTCTCGATCCTATGATTCTGGTGAGTATTGGTTATAGCTCTTTTAAAATGATGGATTCATTACGTGTACGAGATTATCTCTATCCTAAACCACTTACTTCTGATGAAATCAAGAGTGAAGGTGGAGGACAACGATTTCATCAGTTTCTTACCAAAGAACTCCTGACTAAAATTGATGCGTCATTCAGAACTCAAAAAAATAATCGTTGCTTACTGGGACATTCATTTGGGGGTTACTTTACTTTATATAGCTTATTGGATCAACTAGAAAATAGGTCCAACAGCTTTCAGACCTTTATTGCAGCAAGTCCTACGCTCTGGTATAATAACTTCTATCTGAATAAACTTCCTGCTGAGTTAAAAAACAGATCGCCCAATGATAGCCTACAAATTTTCGTGAGTGCAGGTGCGTTGGAAGACTCTGTCTGGAATGTCAAACCTGTACAAAAATTAACCAATGGCCTTCAGAAGGAAAAAATAGAAAAGATGGTATACAAAAGCCACATATACAATCATTTGGACCATATGGATGTGGGTGTATTATCATTTATCAAGGGGCTTCAGGCCTTTACTACCAGAGCAAAAAATCCATAA
- a CDS encoding pentapeptide repeat-containing protein yields MKKLLFLLMTVLPSFVFAQKSIDAQEIITKINEGKAVSYENVTITGKLDLTRLKNMELQTKGMQKFVPGDNKHYISTVEVPVTFRNCTFTGDVIGYYSNNEDHELYQADFTENVAFENCTFEDASAFKYSHFEKGLSFAGSTFKQLALFKYTKFGQFANFSRAQFKNGSDFKYVKFSEGVSFENAVFERDADFKYASFSEKSSFRNAQFKGFANMKYTKFDKDTELSGIVFNGGDDFKYAKIGGDSFQKTMHYDKKD; encoded by the coding sequence ATGAAGAAGCTACTTTTTTTACTGATGACAGTATTGCCAAGTTTTGTTTTTGCTCAGAAGAGTATAGACGCTCAGGAAATAATCACCAAAATTAATGAAGGCAAAGCTGTTAGCTATGAAAATGTGACCATTACAGGTAAACTGGATCTGACACGATTGAAAAATATGGAATTGCAGACCAAAGGAATGCAAAAGTTTGTACCAGGAGATAACAAACATTATATCAGTACAGTAGAAGTGCCTGTTACCTTTCGCAATTGCACATTTACAGGAGATGTCATAGGCTATTATTCAAATAATGAAGATCATGAGCTGTATCAGGCAGACTTTACAGAAAATGTAGCATTTGAAAACTGTACATTTGAAGATGCAAGTGCTTTTAAATACTCTCATTTTGAAAAAGGTTTGTCTTTTGCTGGAAGTACTTTTAAACAATTAGCTTTGTTTAAATACACTAAGTTCGGACAATTTGCCAACTTTAGCCGGGCACAGTTTAAAAACGGATCAGATTTTAAATATGTAAAGTTTTCAGAAGGTGTTAGTTTTGAAAATGCTGTTTTTGAAAGAGATGCAGATTTCAAGTATGCTTCTTTCTCTGAAAAAAGCAGCTTTCGGAATGCTCAGTTTAAGGGATTTGCCAATATGAAATACACTAAGTTTGATAAGGATACGGAATTGAGTGGTATTGTATTTAATGGAGGAGATGATTTTAAGTATGCTAAAATAGGAGGGGACTCTTTTCAAAAGACAATGCATTATGATAAAAAAGACTAA
- a CDS encoding tetratricopeptide repeat protein — MRITALLFLFATISLQVIAQNSKTDSLKNLIQLSKPDTAQVKLLNELAYEYWSTDPERMLSYTHKALSLSNKLAYKHGQARSQQLIGVYHWQKSEFKEAIAYFTKARQLYQAIHDLKGEAKSIVNMGMVYKQQGNDVLALDRYFQGLGLLKDVDDKDTKAGILNNIGNIYKNRQENGEAISFFQQALTLWKQINRQQAVAGILSNLSEVYLNQKQYDQALKSSQEALAIFEKLHDTNGEIICHNNQGKIYLKKNSPETALQKYQTALELNATYQKKNLLASSHNGLGAAYIQLKQYTKAIDHYQQAYQLSSTKNMIQDLQNSCSGLALVYAQTKNYENAFRFLQQYENIKDSLFSQESGNQLTKLRVNYENEKKQIEINLLQKEKELAQSTRNLIGLGMGALLVIALLVLYQQRSNLRKKKELLVKNEELYKAQQALAQAELNNSQLREGQLLEQLEFRNKSLTTHTLNMIQKNSIMEEIRETVSEVLKSAPKNEPSSIYSRLMKLVDYSFSLDKDWDDFKMYFEQVHHEFFSKLKESHPELSSGELKLCALVRLNMNLKESATVLGISPESVKTARYRLRKKLELEEETNLTDYLLSY; from the coding sequence ATGAGGATCACTGCTCTATTGTTTTTGTTTGCAACTATTTCACTGCAAGTCATTGCTCAGAACAGCAAAACAGATAGTCTCAAAAACCTAATCCAACTTTCCAAACCGGATACAGCACAGGTTAAGCTTCTAAACGAACTTGCGTATGAATACTGGAGCACAGATCCGGAACGAATGCTTTCCTATACCCATAAAGCATTATCCTTATCTAACAAACTGGCTTATAAGCATGGACAGGCCCGTAGTCAGCAACTCATTGGTGTATATCACTGGCAAAAAAGTGAGTTTAAAGAAGCCATTGCCTATTTTACCAAAGCCAGACAATTATATCAGGCTATTCATGATCTGAAAGGCGAAGCCAAAAGCATCGTAAATATGGGGATGGTTTATAAGCAGCAGGGAAATGATGTTCTGGCACTGGATAGATATTTCCAAGGGTTGGGACTACTTAAAGATGTGGATGATAAAGACACAAAAGCGGGGATACTTAATAATATTGGGAATATTTATAAAAACCGTCAGGAGAATGGAGAAGCGATTTCATTCTTCCAGCAAGCACTGACACTCTGGAAACAGATTAACAGGCAACAGGCTGTAGCCGGAATTTTAAGCAACCTATCAGAGGTATATCTCAATCAGAAACAATATGACCAGGCACTTAAAAGCAGTCAGGAAGCCCTTGCTATCTTCGAAAAGCTACACGACACCAATGGAGAAATTATCTGTCACAATAATCAGGGAAAAATCTATCTGAAGAAAAATTCCCCGGAAACAGCTCTTCAGAAGTATCAGACAGCGTTGGAGTTAAATGCAACCTATCAGAAAAAAAACCTGCTTGCTTCTTCACATAATGGACTTGGTGCAGCCTATATACAATTGAAGCAGTATACAAAAGCTATCGACCATTATCAGCAGGCATATCAGTTGTCCAGCACCAAAAATATGATTCAGGATCTGCAAAACTCCTGTTCCGGTTTGGCCCTGGTATATGCTCAAACCAAAAACTATGAAAATGCATTTCGGTTTCTGCAACAATATGAAAATATCAAAGACTCTCTATTCTCTCAGGAAAGCGGCAATCAGCTTACCAAGTTGCGTGTCAATTATGAAAACGAGAAGAAACAAATAGAGATTAATCTATTACAAAAAGAAAAAGAGCTGGCTCAATCTACCCGTAATCTGATTGGGTTGGGAATGGGAGCATTATTGGTTATTGCCCTACTGGTACTTTATCAGCAACGGAGTAACCTTCGCAAGAAAAAAGAACTGCTTGTTAAAAATGAAGAACTGTACAAAGCTCAGCAGGCTCTGGCGCAGGCAGAATTAAACAATAGTCAGTTGCGGGAAGGACAGCTACTCGAACAACTGGAATTCCGTAATAAATCGCTTACCACACACACACTGAATATGATTCAGAAAAATAGTATCATGGAAGAGATTCGGGAAACAGTAAGTGAAGTATTAAAATCTGCACCAAAAAATGAACCTTCGTCTATTTATAGTCGCCTGATGAAACTGGTCGACTACAGTTTTAGCCTGGACAAGGATTGGGATGATTTCAAAATGTATTTTGAACAGGTACATCATGAGTTTTTTTCCAAACTGAAAGAGAGCCATCCGGAACTTAGCTCTGGTGAATTGAAGTTGTGTGCACTGGTACGCCTGAATATGAATCTGAAAGAGTCTGCTACTGTATTGGGTATCTCACCAGAAAGTGTGAAAACAGCCCGCTACCGGTTACGTAAAAAGCTGGAACTGGAAGAAGAGACCAATCTAACGGACTATCTTTTATCATACTAA
- a CDS encoding response regulator produces MIFKTYTSFCQTIMFIDDNPIDTFIHTRLLKLSEFQGKQLVYDNCFAALDYLTCNQYVGELLPELIFVDLHLPLMSGLEFVEKIKALPGLIEKQCQVVVLSSTYPEPEMAFQMEKSGVWKILEKPLRLEDLKNIYEEVEGMRYAIAS; encoded by the coding sequence ATGATCTTTAAAACGTATACTTCTTTCTGTCAGACTATTATGTTTATTGACGACAATCCGATTGATACTTTTATTCATACTCGGTTATTAAAGCTTTCTGAGTTTCAGGGAAAGCAGTTGGTATATGACAATTGTTTTGCTGCATTAGACTACCTAACCTGTAATCAATATGTAGGTGAGTTATTACCCGAACTGATTTTTGTGGATCTACACCTGCCGTTGATGAGTGGACTTGAGTTTGTTGAAAAAATAAAGGCTTTACCTGGACTGATAGAAAAGCAATGCCAGGTAGTAGTGCTGTCCAGCACCTATCCTGAACCAGAAATGGCGTTTCAAATGGAGAAATCTGGTGTATGGAAAATTCTGGAAAAACCATTACGACTCGAAGATCTGAAAAATATATATGAAGAAGTAGAAGGTATGCGGTATGCTATTGCTTCCTGA
- a CDS encoding heme NO-binding domain-containing protein yields the protein MHGIIFNQLQKYLRDRSGPSAWLALLNSQGLEKKIYLPTQIYPDQELISLISGIAGNQQKSVEQILEDFGQFIVADLFKIYSGMIRPEWRTLDVLEHTENTMHKAVRHSDRNATPPELLCTRVNQREVVIDYSSRRHLSSLGVGIIKGISAHYGEKTLIQVRHYQAANGEKACKISVTLV from the coding sequence ATGCACGGAATCATTTTTAATCAGTTACAAAAATACCTTAGAGATCGATCAGGCCCTTCAGCATGGCTGGCTCTCCTGAATTCACAAGGATTAGAAAAGAAGATCTATCTGCCAACCCAGATTTATCCGGACCAGGAACTAATCTCGCTGATTTCGGGGATTGCTGGCAATCAGCAAAAGTCGGTAGAGCAGATACTGGAAGATTTTGGGCAGTTTATCGTAGCAGATTTATTCAAAATATATAGTGGAATGATTCGTCCGGAATGGAGAACGCTGGATGTGTTGGAGCATACAGAAAATACCATGCATAAAGCGGTACGTCATAGTGATCGTAATGCTACACCTCCGGAGTTGCTTTGTACACGTGTAAACCAGCGGGAAGTAGTAATTGATTATTCTTCCCGAAGACACCTGAGCAGTCTGGGTGTGGGGATCATCAAGGGGATTAGTGCACACTATGGTGAAAAAACACTGATACAGGTGCGCCATTATCAGGCTGCCAATGGCGAGAAGGCTTGTAAAATTTCGGTGACACTGGTGTAA
- a CDS encoding globin domain-containing protein, protein MMTDRQILIIKNSWSAVMVQSQEAGELFYQKLFEEAPFLHTFFRNDIELQARKFTSMMTLLVRSIQYSDKVTHELEELAKRHIRYGARPEHYAIVGDSLVWMMKQRLEDRWDMETEQAWKDMYQLITRTMMSVYNA, encoded by the coding sequence ATGATGACAGACAGGCAGATATTGATTATTAAAAATTCGTGGAGTGCTGTGATGGTACAATCACAGGAAGCGGGAGAACTGTTTTATCAGAAACTTTTTGAAGAAGCCCCCTTTCTGCATACATTTTTTCGGAATGATATAGAACTGCAAGCCCGGAAGTTTACCAGCATGATGACACTATTGGTGCGTAGCATTCAGTATAGTGATAAAGTGACACATGAGCTTGAGGAACTGGCTAAACGACATATACGATATGGGGCCAGACCAGAGCACTACGCCATTGTAGGTGATTCGCTAGTATGGATGATGAAGCAACGTCTGGAAGATAGATGGGATATGGAAACCGAACAGGCGTGGAAGGATATGTATCAACTGATAACAAGAACAATGATGTCAGTATATAATGCCTGA
- a CDS encoding thioesterase family protein: MENIFKSNVLWSQIDANMHLRHSAYADFAAQARVELLNQCGLDYKTFSSLKIGPILFREELIYFREVGLNESISIETFVTKSNADMSRWSFTQHMYRSDGVKAATIHVDGAWMDVVKRKLTVLPEEFIQRLSELPKSEDFQQV, from the coding sequence GTGGAAAATATTTTTAAGAGTAATGTGTTATGGTCGCAGATTGATGCGAACATGCATTTACGTCATTCTGCCTATGCTGATTTTGCAGCTCAGGCAAGGGTAGAGTTACTGAATCAATGTGGACTGGATTATAAAACATTTTCTTCTCTGAAAATTGGTCCCATTCTGTTCAGAGAAGAACTAATCTACTTCCGGGAAGTAGGTCTGAATGAATCCATTTCCATAGAGACTTTTGTCACAAAGTCCAATGCAGATATGTCCCGGTGGTCATTTACACAGCATATGTATCGTTCGGACGGAGTAAAAGCAGCTACTATACATGTAGATGGAGCCTGGATGGATGTAGTAAAACGAAAGTTAACCGTGTTGCCTGAAGAGTTTATACAAAGGTTGAGCGAATTGCCTAAAAGCGAAGACTTTCAGCAGGTATAA
- a CDS encoding aldo/keto reductase: MEYRSLGASGLKVPVLSLGTATFGGGNDFFKAWGSTQVAEASRMVDLCLDAGLTMFDTANVYSAGMAEEILGKAIEGRRNQVLISTKATFQMSNNPNDRGSSRHHLIKACEDSLKRLQTDYIDIYHLHGFDNTTPIEESLSALNTLVQSGKIRYIACSNFSGWQLMKALSISERYGWARYVAHQAHYSLLSREFEWELLPLGLDQNVGTIVWSPLSFGRLGGKYRRNNPLPADSRVAQGGDQGPLPSEELLYKIVDALDEVAQETGKTVAQVALNWLLQRPTISNIIIGARNEEQLKQNFGAVGWNLTTEQVKKLDAASDRDPIYPYWHQRDFPYLKPVPDFYKK, from the coding sequence ATGGAATACAGATCACTCGGAGCATCCGGATTAAAAGTTCCAGTCCTTAGTTTGGGAACAGCAACCTTTGGTGGTGGCAATGATTTTTTTAAGGCCTGGGGCAGCACACAGGTAGCCGAAGCATCCCGCATGGTAGACCTTTGCCTGGATGCTGGGTTAACAATGTTTGATACAGCTAATGTTTACTCTGCAGGTATGGCGGAGGAAATTTTGGGCAAAGCTATTGAAGGACGTAGAAATCAGGTGTTAATCTCGACAAAAGCTACCTTTCAGATGAGCAATAACCCCAATGATCGTGGGTCATCAAGACATCATCTGATAAAAGCATGTGAAGATAGTCTGAAACGGTTACAAACTGACTACATAGATATTTACCATCTGCATGGCTTTGACAATACAACGCCTATAGAAGAATCGTTGAGTGCTCTCAATACTCTGGTGCAAAGTGGTAAGATCAGATATATTGCCTGTTCCAACTTTTCCGGATGGCAACTGATGAAAGCTCTTTCTATTTCTGAACGCTATGGATGGGCACGCTATGTAGCCCATCAGGCGCATTATTCGCTGTTAAGCCGTGAGTTTGAATGGGAGCTCCTGCCATTGGGCTTGGATCAAAATGTAGGGACTATTGTATGGAGCCCGTTGTCATTTGGTCGGTTAGGTGGTAAATACCGCCGCAACAATCCACTACCAGCCGATAGCCGAGTAGCACAGGGTGGTGACCAGGGTCCACTTCCGTCTGAAGAACTATTGTATAAAATTGTGGATGCCCTGGATGAGGTAGCTCAAGAAACCGGGAAGACTGTAGCCCAGGTAGCGCTGAACTGGTTGTTGCAACGTCCAACAATCAGCAACATCATCATTGGAGCCAGAAATGAAGAACAACTCAAACAGAACTTTGGTGCAGTAGGCTGGAATCTGACTACTGAACAAGTGAAGAAGCTGGATGCTGCCAGTGACAGAGATCCGATTTATCCTTACTGGCATCAGCGTGATTTCCCGTATCTCAAACCTGTACCTGATTTTTATAAAAAATAA
- a CDS encoding 3-ketoacyl-ACP reductase has translation MESLKGKTALITGAGKGLGRAVALALAHEGVNLALLARTESDLQEVALKAAHVDSSIKIATTTADVSDYAAISAAITRLKEEVGSIDILINNAGVGKFGKFMDLDVDQWENIIKVNLLGAYYAIRNVLPEMQQRQSGDIVNISSTAGQRGAAQTSAYSASKFGLIGLSESLMQEVRKSNIRVFTMTPSTIATNMAMSLNLTDGNPEKVLQPEDFAELLVAHLKLNRRALVKDVGLWSTNP, from the coding sequence ATGGAATCTCTTAAAGGAAAAACCGCATTAATTACCGGAGCAGGCAAAGGTCTGGGCAGAGCTGTAGCATTAGCCCTTGCGCATGAAGGTGTCAATCTGGCTTTGCTGGCTCGTACAGAATCTGATTTGCAGGAAGTAGCGTTAAAAGCTGCACATGTAGATAGTTCTATCAAGATTGCCACTACCACTGCTGATGTATCAGATTATGCAGCTATCAGTGCAGCCATTACCAGATTAAAAGAAGAAGTTGGTTCTATTGACATTCTGATTAACAATGCAGGAGTAGGTAAATTTGGCAAGTTTATGGATCTGGATGTGGATCAATGGGAAAATATAATTAAAGTAAACTTATTGGGAGCTTATTATGCCATCCGGAATGTACTTCCTGAAATGCAGCAACGTCAGAGTGGTGACATAGTAAATATCTCCTCTACAGCTGGTCAGCGGGGAGCAGCACAGACAAGTGCCTATAGTGCCTCCAAATTTGGCCTGATAGGCTTATCAGAGTCTCTGATGCAGGAAGTTCGTAAATCCAATATCCGGGTGTTTACTATGACTCCCAGTACGATTGCAACAAACATGGCAATGAGCCTGAATCTGACAGATGGCAATCCGGAAAAAGTATTACAACCAGAAGACTTTGCTGAACTACTGGTAGCTCATTTAAAACTTAATCGCCGGGCGTTGGTAAAAGATGTAGGTTTGTGGTCAACCAACCCTTAG
- a CDS encoding carboxylesterase/lipase family protein — translation MKRPFTLLLCIFLQSMYMYSVAQKPAPSPDPITSGAKIAVVQTEYGKVRGYIHNGIFTYKGIPYAQAARFMPPVKPASWEGVRSSMTYGPVCPLIDPTTAVNDESEFLFHHDWGYTNEDCLRLNIWSQGINDTKKRPVMVWLHGGGYSAGSSQELPSYDGENLSKKGDVVVVSVNHRLNILGFLDLSAYGEKYKSSANVGMMDLVAALQWVKGNIARFGGDPDNVTIFGQSGGGGKVSTLMNAPSAKGLFHKAIIQSGGGGLNFKEKSISGRISAAVLEELGLKSTQIDSIQKVPYDKLAAAGKKALRKVQEQLKAEGKEIPGFGLGWGPTQDGTFLPYQPTAPEAIALSSDIPLMVGSTKNEFMASLRDPSLRTASQDEIKARLQKQYGEKTDAYLSAVKKAYPADTRPTDLIDIDDMFRRGAIKQADLKSTGKAPVYMYLFTWQSPVQDGEYKAVHCMEIAFAFNNISRCEEMTGGGKEAITLAQKVSQAWINFAKTGNPNHKGLPVWQKYTPANGATMIFDNQCVEKYHHDKEFLEITPSRML, via the coding sequence ATGAAAAGACCATTTACTCTGCTACTCTGTATATTTTTACAGAGCATGTATATGTATAGTGTAGCGCAAAAGCCTGCACCTTCACCAGATCCTATTACTTCAGGAGCTAAAATTGCTGTTGTACAAACAGAATATGGAAAAGTACGGGGATATATTCACAACGGTATATTTACGTACAAAGGAATTCCCTATGCACAGGCTGCCCGCTTTATGCCTCCTGTAAAACCTGCATCCTGGGAAGGTGTACGCAGTTCTATGACGTATGGTCCTGTTTGTCCACTGATAGATCCTACAACAGCAGTAAACGACGAAAGCGAATTCCTGTTTCATCACGACTGGGGATATACCAATGAAGATTGTCTGCGATTAAACATATGGTCGCAGGGTATCAATGATACCAAAAAACGCCCGGTTATGGTTTGGCTACATGGGGGAGGGTATTCGGCGGGTTCTTCTCAGGAACTACCTTCTTATGATGGAGAAAATCTTAGTAAGAAAGGGGATGTTGTAGTAGTGTCTGTAAACCATCGTCTGAATATCCTGGGATTTCTGGACTTGTCTGCCTATGGCGAAAAGTACAAATCTTCTGCCAATGTAGGCATGATGGATCTGGTAGCAGCACTACAATGGGTAAAAGGCAATATTGCTCGTTTTGGTGGAGATCCTGACAATGTTACCATATTTGGTCAATCAGGAGGCGGTGGAAAGGTGAGTACACTTATGAATGCTCCTTCTGCAAAAGGATTATTTCACAAAGCTATTATTCAGAGTGGTGGGGGTGGATTGAACTTTAAGGAAAAGTCTATTTCAGGACGCATTAGTGCGGCAGTTCTTGAGGAACTGGGATTAAAGTCTACACAGATTGACTCTATACAGAAAGTACCCTATGATAAGCTGGCCGCTGCTGGCAAAAAGGCATTGCGTAAAGTGCAGGAACAGCTAAAAGCAGAAGGCAAAGAAATTCCTGGCTTTGGTTTGGGGTGGGGGCCTACTCAGGATGGAACATTCTTGCCTTATCAGCCTACTGCACCTGAAGCAATAGCTCTCTCAAGTGATATTCCGCTGATGGTGGGATCTACCAAAAACGAATTTATGGCTTCATTAAGAGACCCTTCTTTACGAACAGCTTCACAGGATGAAATCAAAGCCCGTTTACAGAAGCAATATGGAGAAAAAACAGATGCCTACCTGTCTGCTGTAAAAAAAGCCTATCCAGCAGACACTCGTCCAACAGACTTGATTGATATAGATGATATGTTCAGACGAGGTGCTATCAAGCAGGCTGATTTGAAATCAACAGGTAAAGCTCCTGTGTATATGTATTTGTTTACCTGGCAATCGCCTGTGCAGGATGGAGAGTATAAGGCTGTACATTGTATGGAAATCGCTTTTGCCTTTAATAATATCAGCCGTTGTGAGGAAATGACCGGAGGAGGCAAAGAGGCTATAACTCTGGCACAAAAGGTAAGTCAGGCCTGGATCAACTTTGCTAAGACAGGCAATCCCAATCACAAGGGCCTACCTGTATGGCAAAAATACACACCAGCCAATGGAGCTACTATGATCTTTGATAATCAGTGTGTGGAAAAATACCATCATGACAAAGAGTTTCTGGAAATCACTCCAAGCCGGATGCTTTAA
- a CDS encoding glycoside hydrolase family 88 protein has protein sequence MKSLNPTHPMLRVLKNGFVLSVFLGTVYTTSAQNNPPKGNDSNTPLHLLKPDYPVPYGSPTIESITTVLNRVHGYLEGSTPIQLVTKNTNEVVTEYKKINTETILKPGDFRLLSYEWGVTYAGMLLATEATGDSRYADYTNKRLKFIADITPHFRELAKKNPQAQSPLRSVLTPHALDDAGAMCASLIKSVRAGNKAELRPLIDNYIDYITTKELRLADGTLARNRPQMHTLWLDDLFMSVPALAQMGKLTGDKKYYDDAVKQVLQFSQRMFNKEKGLYMHGWVEGMTVHPEFHWARANGWAIMTKVELLDVLPEDHPGRGPILELLKAHAKGLAAYQSGVGFWHQLLDREDSYLETSATAIYAYSIARAINRGWLDSLAYAPMALLAWNAVSTKVNEKGQVEGTCVGTGMGFDPAFYYYRPINVYAAHGYGPVLLAGAEIIHLLKKNTFEINDSSVQLKAAR, from the coding sequence ATGAAAAGTCTGAACCCTACTCACCCGATGCTTCGGGTATTAAAAAATGGATTTGTGCTCTCAGTTTTTCTGGGAACTGTTTATACCACCTCCGCACAGAATAATCCACCCAAAGGAAACGATTCCAACACGCCTTTGCATCTGTTAAAACCAGATTATCCGGTTCCCTATGGCTCACCTACCATTGAAAGCATCACAACTGTATTGAATAGAGTGCATGGATACCTGGAAGGATCAACCCCAATCCAACTGGTTACGAAAAATACCAATGAGGTAGTTACAGAGTATAAAAAAATCAATACAGAAACTATATTAAAACCAGGTGATTTCAGGCTGCTTAGTTATGAATGGGGTGTCACCTATGCGGGTATGTTACTGGCTACAGAAGCTACTGGTGACTCAAGATACGCCGACTATACCAATAAACGCCTGAAATTCATTGCTGACATAACCCCACATTTTCGTGAGTTAGCTAAAAAGAATCCACAAGCCCAAAGTCCATTGCGGTCTGTACTGACCCCTCATGCACTGGATGATGCAGGCGCTATGTGTGCCTCTCTGATCAAGTCTGTAAGAGCAGGCAATAAAGCAGAACTGCGCCCATTGATAGACAATTACATAGATTATATCACTACCAAAGAACTTCGTTTAGCAGATGGAACACTAGCCCGAAACAGACCTCAGATGCATACACTCTGGCTGGACGATCTGTTTATGAGTGTTCCCGCTCTGGCGCAAATGGGTAAGCTGACTGGTGACAAAAAATATTACGATGATGCAGTAAAGCAGGTATTGCAGTTTTCTCAGCGAATGTTCAATAAGGAAAAGGGATTATACATGCATGGTTGGGTAGAAGGCATGACTGTACATCCTGAATTTCACTGGGCTCGTGCCAATGGCTGGGCTATTATGACCAAAGTAGAGCTACTGGATGTATTACCGGAAGATCATCCGGGGCGAGGCCCTATTTTAGAATTGCTGAAGGCACATGCCAAAGGTCTGGCGGCCTATCAGTCGGGAGTGGGCTTCTGGCACCAGTTGCTGGACCGGGAAGATTCTTATCTGGAAACTTCTGCAACTGCTATCTATGCCTATTCGATTGCCAGAGCTATAAACAGGGGATGGCTGGATTCTCTGGCCTATGCACCTATGGCCTTGCTTGCCTGGAATGCAGTCTCTACAAAGGTAAATGAGAAAGGTCAGGTGGAAGGAACCTGTGTGGGAACCGGAATGGGGTTTGATCCTGCTTTCTACTACTATCGTCCCATCAATGTATATGCAGCGCATGGATATGGACCTGTTTTATTGGCAGGTGCAGAGATTATTCATTTGTTGAAGAAGAATACATTTGAAATTAATGATAGCTCGGTGCAGTTAAAAGCTGCCAGATGA